A genomic window from Aquitalea aquatilis includes:
- the flgB gene encoding flagellar basal body rod protein FlgB → MLDKIGKEFDFQQRALNLRAYRQEVIASNVANADTPNYKAVDFDFKQALQSAQDGQGKLAMNVTDTRHLAGTGAGSAGKPAVQYRNAVQQSLDGNTVDMDVERAAFADNALQYQTTLTFLSKRMSSLNTAITGGGQ, encoded by the coding sequence ATGTTGGACAAGATTGGCAAGGAATTTGATTTTCAGCAGCGAGCGCTCAACCTGCGCGCCTATCGCCAGGAAGTCATTGCCAGCAATGTTGCCAATGCCGATACCCCCAATTACAAGGCAGTCGATTTCGATTTCAAGCAGGCCTTGCAGTCTGCGCAGGATGGACAGGGCAAGCTGGCGATGAATGTGACCGATACGCGCCATCTGGCTGGTACGGGGGCTGGCAGTGCCGGCAAGCCGGCGGTGCAGTATCGCAATGCGGTACAGCAAAGCCTGGACGGCAACACGGTGGATATGGATGTGGAGCGTGCGGCCTTTGCCGATAACGCCTTGCAATACCAGACCACGCTCACCTTCCTCAGCAAGCGTATGTCCAGTCTGAATACCGCCATTACCGGTGGAGGCCAGTAA
- a CDS encoding OsmC family protein, producing MKARLKWVDGVCFMGESGSGHAVVMDGAPEGGGRNLGPRPMELLLLGTAGCTSYDVISILKKSRQQVTDCWVEMEAERAETEPKVFTKIHFHFVVTGRDLKSEVVERAIKLSAEKYCSASIMLGKTADISHDFELRAD from the coding sequence GTGAAAGCAAGACTCAAATGGGTGGATGGCGTGTGTTTCATGGGCGAGAGCGGCAGCGGCCATGCGGTGGTGATGGATGGTGCGCCGGAAGGCGGCGGCCGCAATCTGGGGCCGCGTCCGATGGAGCTGCTGCTCTTGGGCACTGCCGGCTGTACCAGCTATGACGTGATTTCCATTCTGAAAAAGTCGCGTCAGCAAGTGACTGATTGCTGGGTGGAAATGGAAGCCGAGCGCGCCGAGACCGAACCCAAGGTCTTCACCAAGATTCATTTCCACTTTGTGGTCACCGGACGTGATCTCAAGTCCGAGGTAGTGGAGCGGGCCATCAAGCTGTCGGCGGAGAAATACTGCTCGGCCTCCATCATGCTGGGCAAGACGGCTGACATCAGCCACGATTTCGAGCTGCGCGCAGACTAA
- the tsaD gene encoding tRNA (adenosine(37)-N6)-threonylcarbamoyltransferase complex transferase subunit TsaD, translating into MLVLGIESSCDETGVALYDLKAGLIAHQLHTQMAMHAEYGGVVPELASRDHIRRVIPLTEACLAEVGKTLADVDAIAYTQGPGLGGALLVGASVANALAFGLNIPVIGVHHLEGHLLSPLLAEPRPDFPFIALLVSGGHTQLMAVRGIGQYEVLGETLDDAAGEAFDKTAKLLGLPYPGGPLLSRLAEEGDPARFNLPRPMLHSDNLDMSFSGLKTAVLTLSKQVEAEHGQIDEQTCKDICRAFQEAIVDVLVSKSLKALKQTGMKKLVVAGGVGANKQLRAALDQAAARRKLEVFYPPLALCTDNGAMIAFAGAMRLKYATAPGSYSIKPRWDLSGLPAA; encoded by the coding sequence ATGCTGGTACTTGGAATCGAATCATCGTGCGACGAAACCGGCGTTGCACTGTACGACCTTAAGGCGGGCCTCATTGCCCACCAACTGCATACGCAAATGGCCATGCACGCCGAATACGGTGGCGTGGTGCCCGAACTGGCCAGCCGCGACCACATCCGCCGGGTTATCCCGCTCACCGAAGCCTGCCTAGCTGAAGTCGGCAAGACCCTGGCCGATGTGGATGCCATTGCCTACACCCAAGGCCCCGGCCTGGGTGGAGCCCTGCTGGTTGGTGCCAGCGTGGCCAATGCGCTAGCCTTTGGCCTGAACATTCCGGTGATTGGCGTCCATCATCTGGAAGGCCATCTGCTATCGCCGCTGCTGGCGGAGCCGCGACCGGACTTTCCCTTCATCGCCCTCTTGGTATCCGGCGGCCACACCCAGCTGATGGCCGTACGCGGCATCGGCCAGTACGAGGTGCTGGGCGAAACGCTGGACGACGCAGCCGGCGAAGCCTTCGACAAGACGGCAAAACTGCTGGGCCTGCCCTACCCAGGCGGCCCGCTGTTGTCGCGCCTGGCCGAAGAAGGCGACCCGGCGCGCTTCAACCTGCCACGCCCCATGCTGCACAGCGACAACCTGGACATGAGCTTCTCCGGCCTCAAGACTGCCGTGCTGACACTGAGCAAACAGGTGGAAGCCGAGCATGGCCAGATCGACGAACAGACGTGCAAAGACATCTGCCGCGCCTTTCAGGAGGCCATTGTCGACGTGCTGGTCAGCAAATCGCTGAAAGCCCTGAAGCAGACCGGCATGAAAAAGCTGGTGGTGGCTGGCGGCGTAGGTGCCAACAAACAGCTGCGCGCCGCACTGGATCAGGCCGCGGCAAGGCGCAAGCTGGAGGTGTTCTACCCGCCACTGGCCCTGTGCACCGACAACGGTGCCATGATTGCCTTTGCTGGCGCCATGCGGCTGAAATACGCCACCGCACCCGGCAGCTACTCGATCAAACCGCGCTGGGACCTGTCCGGCCTGCCCGCTGCCTAA
- a CDS encoding ATP-binding cassette domain-containing protein — protein MIQLKNLSLRRGLKELLVNASLTLNPGYKTGLVGANGVGKSSLFALLKGELHADGGDADIPKQWVMAHVAQETPALDTAAIDYVLDGDHELRQLEAELSAAEARDDGSAIGHLHGELARIEAYSAPARAAKLLTGLGFATEAHQRAVKSFSGGWRMRLNLAQALMCRSDLLLLDEPTNHLDLETVLWLEDWLQSYPGTLLIISHDRDFLDSICSHIAEVANQTLTLYTGNYSQFETMRAEKLARQQGEFDKQQRQIAHLESFITRFKAKATKAKQAQSRVKALEKLERIAPAHIASPFDFHFDSPDNLPNPLLRLDKVNIGYGDTTILQGLSLSVEAGSRIGLLGVNGAGKSTLVKLLAGDLPQQAGELIKAQTLKIGYFAQHQLETLREDESPLQHMQRLAPTARELELRSFLGGFNFRGDNATDLVGPMSGGEKARLALAMIVWQKPNLLLLDEPTNHLDLEMRHALTLALQDFSGALIVVSHDRSLLESTTDLFWLVSGGTVTPFDGDLEDYRQWRLAQLAESGKPSSGDAQAVNRKEQKRQEAEARQKLAQLKKPLLSKLAKLEKQLEQLSSEKNQLDAFMSGEEAYSDANKSKLAEAVKRLGVVSSELAQVEEDWMLLQEELEALENSMDSPD, from the coding sequence ATGATCCAACTGAAAAACCTCAGCCTGCGTCGCGGCCTGAAAGAATTACTGGTCAACGCCAGCCTGACCCTGAACCCCGGCTACAAAACCGGCCTGGTCGGTGCCAATGGTGTGGGCAAATCCAGCCTGTTTGCCCTGCTCAAGGGCGAGCTGCACGCCGATGGCGGCGATGCCGACATCCCCAAGCAATGGGTCATGGCCCATGTGGCGCAGGAAACGCCGGCACTGGACACCGCTGCCATCGATTACGTGCTGGATGGCGACCACGAGTTACGCCAACTGGAAGCCGAACTCTCTGCCGCCGAAGCGCGCGACGACGGCAGCGCCATCGGCCATCTGCATGGTGAGTTGGCGCGCATCGAAGCCTATTCTGCCCCGGCCCGCGCCGCCAAGCTGCTGACCGGCCTGGGCTTTGCCACCGAAGCCCACCAGCGGGCAGTGAAAAGCTTCTCCGGCGGCTGGCGCATGCGGCTGAACCTGGCGCAGGCGCTGATGTGCCGTTCCGACCTGCTGCTGCTGGATGAACCCACCAACCACCTGGATCTGGAAACCGTACTGTGGCTGGAAGACTGGCTGCAAAGCTATCCGGGGACCTTGCTGATCATCTCGCATGATCGCGACTTCCTCGACAGCATCTGCAGCCATATTGCCGAAGTAGCCAACCAGACCCTGACGCTGTACACCGGCAATTACAGCCAGTTTGAAACCATGCGTGCGGAAAAGCTGGCGCGCCAACAGGGCGAATTCGACAAGCAGCAGCGCCAGATTGCTCATCTGGAATCCTTCATCACCCGCTTCAAGGCCAAGGCCACCAAGGCCAAGCAGGCACAAAGCCGGGTCAAGGCACTGGAAAAACTGGAGCGCATTGCCCCGGCCCACATTGCCTCGCCCTTCGATTTTCACTTCGACAGCCCAGACAACCTGCCCAACCCGCTGTTGCGGCTGGACAAGGTGAATATCGGCTACGGCGATACGACCATCTTGCAGGGCCTGTCGCTGTCGGTAGAAGCCGGCAGCCGCATTGGCCTGCTGGGGGTGAATGGTGCCGGTAAATCCACACTGGTGAAGCTGCTGGCGGGCGACCTGCCGCAACAGGCGGGCGAGCTGATCAAGGCGCAAACGCTGAAGATAGGCTATTTCGCCCAGCACCAGCTGGAAACCCTGCGCGAGGACGAATCACCGCTGCAGCATATGCAGAGACTGGCCCCCACTGCACGCGAGCTGGAACTGCGCAGCTTTCTGGGCGGCTTCAATTTCCGTGGCGACAACGCGACCGATCTGGTCGGCCCCATGTCCGGCGGTGAAAAGGCCAGACTGGCACTGGCAATGATCGTCTGGCAAAAGCCCAACCTCTTGCTGCTGGACGAACCGACCAACCATCTGGACCTGGAAATGCGCCATGCCCTGACGCTGGCACTGCAGGATTTTTCCGGCGCGCTGATCGTGGTTTCCCACGACCGCAGCCTGCTGGAATCCACCACCGACCTGTTCTGGCTGGTCAGCGGCGGCACGGTCACCCCGTTTGACGGCGATCTGGAAGACTATCGCCAGTGGCGACTGGCCCAGCTGGCAGAAAGCGGCAAACCGTCCAGCGGCGACGCCCAGGCCGTCAACCGCAAGGAGCAGAAGCGACAGGAAGCCGAAGCCCGCCAGAAATTGGCTCAGCTGAAAAAGCCGCTGCTGAGCAAGCTCGCCAAGCTGGAGAAGCAGCTGGAGCAACTGAGCAGCGAAAAAAACCAGCTGGACGCCTTCATGTCTGGCGAAGAAGCCTACTCGGACGCCAACAAGAGCAAGCTGGCCGAGGCGGTAAAACGGCTGGGTGTGGTCAGCAGTGAACTGGCTCAGGTAGAGGAAGACTGGATGCTGCTGCAAGAAGAGCTGGAAGCGCTGGAAAACAGTATGGACAGCCCGGACTAA
- a CDS encoding FAD-binding oxidoreductase, protein MLTSPQLSALQTIIPAERIHGDADTLERYGQDWTRYTKPQAAAVVFPLSIEEVQAVVRWANAHGVAIVPSGGRTGLSGGAVAAQGEVVLSFERMNRIDQFDPLARTVRCQAGVVTAALQAFAQEQGLLYPVDFASSGSSQIGGNIATNAGGIRVVRYGMTRDWIAGLTVVTGRGELLQCNLGLNKNNSGYDFRHLFIGSEGTLGLVVEATVRLCDPAPPSAVLLLAVPQLPDIMAVFHAFRSRLTLQAFEFFSDQALTHVLAAEQAQPPLAERQPFYVLLECELPPAADDALVLQAFEYCLEQGWVVDGVLAQSQQQARALWRLREGISAAITPRTPYKNDISVVISRLPDFVSRLQALLARDYPDFEVLWYGHIGDGNLHINVLKPESWALEDFRHACEAVNKQVFALVAEFAGSMSAEHGVGLLKRDYLGVTRSAADIALMRGVKAVFDPNNIMNPGKLLSREG, encoded by the coding sequence GTGCTGACCTCGCCCCAACTCTCTGCCTTGCAAACCATTATTCCTGCCGAGCGTATTCATGGCGATGCCGATACGCTGGAGCGTTACGGCCAGGACTGGACCCGTTACACCAAGCCGCAGGCGGCGGCAGTGGTGTTCCCGCTCAGTATTGAGGAAGTGCAGGCGGTGGTGCGCTGGGCCAATGCGCATGGCGTTGCCATCGTGCCGTCCGGTGGCCGTACCGGCTTGTCCGGCGGTGCCGTGGCGGCGCAGGGCGAGGTGGTGCTGTCCTTCGAACGGATGAATCGTATCGACCAGTTCGACCCGCTGGCGCGCACGGTACGCTGCCAGGCGGGGGTGGTCACGGCAGCGCTGCAGGCCTTTGCCCAAGAGCAGGGGCTGCTGTATCCGGTGGATTTTGCTTCCAGCGGCTCCAGCCAGATCGGCGGCAATATCGCCACCAACGCCGGCGGCATCCGCGTGGTGCGTTATGGCATGACCCGGGACTGGATTGCCGGGCTGACGGTGGTGACTGGCCGCGGTGAGCTGCTGCAGTGCAATCTGGGCCTTAACAAGAACAATAGCGGCTATGACTTCCGTCACCTGTTTATCGGTTCGGAAGGCACGCTGGGGCTGGTGGTGGAGGCAACGGTGCGCTTGTGTGATCCGGCACCGCCCAGCGCGGTATTGCTGCTGGCCGTACCGCAATTGCCCGACATCATGGCGGTGTTCCATGCCTTCCGTAGCCGGCTGACCTTGCAAGCCTTCGAGTTTTTCTCCGATCAGGCCTTGACCCATGTGCTGGCGGCCGAGCAGGCGCAGCCACCGCTGGCAGAGCGGCAGCCATTTTATGTGCTGCTGGAGTGCGAATTGCCGCCAGCGGCTGACGATGCGCTGGTATTGCAGGCATTTGAATATTGCCTGGAACAAGGTTGGGTGGTGGATGGTGTGCTGGCGCAGTCGCAGCAGCAGGCCAGGGCGCTATGGCGCTTGCGCGAGGGCATCAGTGCTGCCATTACGCCGCGTACGCCGTACAAGAACGACATTTCGGTGGTGATCAGCCGTCTGCCGGATTTTGTGTCCCGGCTACAAGCCTTGCTGGCCCGCGATTACCCGGATTTCGAGGTGCTGTGGTATGGCCATATCGGCGATGGCAATCTGCATATCAATGTGCTGAAGCCCGAAAGCTGGGCGCTGGAAGATTTTCGTCACGCCTGCGAGGCGGTCAACAAGCAGGTGTTTGCACTGGTGGCCGAGTTTGCCGGCAGCATGTCGGCCGAGCATGGCGTGGGGCTGTTGAAACGCGATTATCTGGGGGTAACGCGCAGTGCTGCAGACATTGCGCTGATGCGCGGGGTCAAGGCGGTATTCGATCCCAACAACATCATGAATCCGGGCAAGTTGCTGAGCCGAGAGGGATAG
- the accD gene encoding acetyl-CoA carboxylase, carboxyltransferase subunit beta → MSWLNKLLPPKIKRDSRADKPSAVPEGLWSKCPACEAVLYYTDLESNLQVCPKCNHHHPLNARQRLDVLLDDEGRREIGAEVKPVDILKFKDGKRYPDRLAAAQSNTGEDDALVVMQGSIHSMPAVVAAFEFRFIGGSMGSVVGERFVRGVQAAIEAKAPFICVAASGGARMQEGLNSLMQMAKTSAALQLLTDHQLPFISVLTDPTMGGVSASFAFLGDVVIGEPGALIGFAGPRVIEQTVRETLPEGFQRSEFLLEKGAIDMIVDRRELKRKIAELVSILQKQAAVA, encoded by the coding sequence ATGAGCTGGTTGAACAAGCTCCTGCCGCCGAAGATCAAGCGCGATTCTCGCGCTGACAAGCCTTCAGCGGTACCGGAGGGGCTGTGGAGCAAGTGCCCGGCATGTGAAGCCGTACTGTATTACACCGACCTGGAGAGCAATCTGCAGGTTTGTCCCAAATGTAATCATCACCATCCGCTGAATGCACGTCAGCGGCTGGATGTCCTGCTGGATGACGAAGGCCGCCGTGAAATCGGTGCCGAGGTCAAGCCGGTGGACATTCTCAAGTTCAAGGATGGCAAACGCTATCCCGACCGTCTGGCTGCCGCCCAGAGCAATACTGGCGAAGACGACGCGCTGGTGGTGATGCAGGGCAGCATCCATTCCATGCCGGCTGTCGTGGCCGCCTTCGAGTTCCGCTTCATCGGCGGTTCCATGGGTTCGGTAGTGGGTGAGCGTTTTGTGCGTGGCGTACAGGCTGCCATCGAAGCCAAGGCCCCCTTCATCTGTGTGGCCGCATCGGGTGGTGCGCGCATGCAGGAAGGTCTGAATTCGCTGATGCAGATGGCCAAGACCAGTGCCGCACTGCAATTGCTGACCGATCACCAGCTGCCCTTCATCTCGGTGCTGACCGATCCGACCATGGGTGGCGTTTCCGCCTCCTTCGCCTTCCTGGGCGATGTGGTGATTGGCGAGCCGGGGGCGCTGATTGGTTTTGCCGGTCCGCGCGTGATCGAGCAGACCGTGCGCGAAACCCTGCCGGAAGGCTTCCAGCGTTCGGAATTCCTGCTGGAAAAGGGTGCCATCGACATGATCGTCGATCGTCGCGAACTCAAGCGCAAGATTGCCGAGCTGGTCTCCATACTGCAAAAGCAGGCTGCTGTTGCCTGA